The region TTTTTTGTTTCTGCATTGCCCGTCGAGGCATACATCATGGCCAGCGCCGAGAGATAATGCCCGCCAATGTGCCCGTCCAGCCCTGAGCTTTCCCAGTTGCCGTAGCGCGGTGCTTTTTCCGGCAAGCCAGCGTCGATCAGGTACGGAGCCAGCAGTTTATTCGGGTTCAGCGCCAGAATATACTTCAGGTCAACATCCTGCGCATTCTTAAATGGCCCGCCCGTTACCTTCACGTCCTGTAAGGCAAACGGCTGCATCTGCGCTTTTGACGAGAGGCCGATCAGCAAAAGGAGGGCGATGTGGAGTAGGGTCGTTTTCATTGAGTAGTGTTGTGTTTAATCGTCGAGTTTACTGGGTCGCTGGTGGTCGTGGTGTCAGTTTTAAGAAACTGACACCACATCAGGCATATCAGTAAGACAAAAGCCTCGTGATGATTACTTCTTATACATCGGGTCGTCGCCTTTGTATTTCAGGTACTTGAACGAAGCCGAATTCTCGGATTTCTCGCCCGATGATGTAGCATACAGGCCATACACGCAGCCAATGAAGCTGTTGGCCACTTTAGTGCTCAGGAACTTGCCGTCAACCTGGTCTTTTAACAAGTTCCAGTTCTTTCCATCGGTCGAGTAGTAGAAGCTGTACAAGGCACCTTCTGACTGTATTTTAAAATCCACCCTGGCAGCAGATGACGCTAAAGGCACTTCAGTTACCAATTCCAGGGCTTTGTCTTTACTCTTGAACAACTGAATAACGTCTTTACCTGCGTTTTTGGATTTAGCCGCGAAGTAAAAATGACGTTCGTCCTGAAAAATCACCAAACCTGCTTTCTCGTTATCTGACTTGGGTGAAAAGCTCAGTTCAGTTTCGGCTGTGCTGTATAAGTGTTGCTGCCGCTTGCCCACAAACGACGGATTCCCCATTTCAGAAATTGTTTCCGGTTTGAGTGTAAGCGTAAGTCCATTAGCCTTTGACGTTTTAAACGAACTGCTATCCACCGTTCGTAAAAAAAGCATCGATAGATCAAGCCCTTTGTCGAACGTCATCGTATACGCGAAGTTGCCGTTTTGCGGTAAAACGCCTTTCTGCTTTACTTCTTTGATGTTGGTTTTGTATTGGTATTCAATGGCTTTTTCGCCATGTTCGATCATTGGCCAATCGTTTACCCACGTCAGCGGAGCAATGAACATTTCGCGGCCTGTATTATAGTAATCGCCTTCGTAGGGACGTACCGCCAGGAAAATCGAATACCAATTGCCGTCGGGACCTTCGATAAATTGAGCGTGCCCCGCCGACGTGATCGGGTTGGGCCGGTCGGCCGGTAAGCCTCGTTGCGTCAGCACCGGATTACCTTCAAACGGGACATAAGGTCCCCAAATATCTTTGCTGCGCAGTGCCACCTGCGAGTGATTGACGGAGGTTCCGCCTTCGGCCGCATACAGGATGTACCAGCCGTTATGCTTTAGAATATGGGGTCCTTCAATCCAGACCGGTTTTTTCGAGAGGTCTACACCTCCGTTCACCAACTGCTTTTCTTCGCCCAGTACGGTCAAGTTCTTATAATCGAACTCATACATCCGGATGGTGCGGTGGCCCGAATACAGCGGTTTGCGGTCGGGCGCGTCGCTGTTGTAAATGATATAGGCTTTGTCGGTGGATTCATCAAAATAAATGGATGGGTCAATTCCTTTTACCTGCGGAATTTTTACCGGATTGCTGAAAGGCCCCGCCGGATTCTTTGACGTTACGACAAAATTTCCATCATGGTCAATATCCGTACAGGTTACGTAATACGTCCCTTTGTAATAACTGATGGCCGGAGCAAACAACCCGCGCGTCATCCGCTCGCCCATGAACTCCATTTGCGAAGGACGGTTGATCACATTGCCAATTTGCTTCCAGTTTTTCAGGTCACGGCTGTGCATGATCGGCAACCCCGGGAAATAGGAAAAAGTAGAATGCACAGAATAATAATCAGGCCCCACCCGCACAATGCTCGGGTCGGGGTAAAAACCGGTCAGGATTGGGTTGACGAGCGTTGTTTGCGCTGTCAGCGAATGGCTCAATACACAGCACAATGCCGTAAAAATAGCCGTAGTCAGGTTCTTAAACATAAGTATATCAGGCTTACAGGCAGTGTACGAAATCACAAAAAAGATGAAAGAGGATAAAGCCTTAATCCTCTTTCATCTAATCCTTTATATGAACTGTGGTTTGTTAATAGCCAGGGTTTTGCGTGAACTTAGGTCCATCGACCACGCGGTCGATCTGCGTCTGGGGAATGGGCCGCAGCATATGGTAATCCTTGATGTAAGCGGCTGCTTCCGGGTTCCAGGCCTGTACACGACGTACCAGCGAGCGGGTACGAACC is a window of Spirosoma linguale DSM 74 DNA encoding:
- a CDS encoding Xylan 1,4-beta-xylosidase (PFAM: glycoside hydrolase family 43~KEGG: sde:Sde_1655 translation initiation factor IF- 1) translates to MFKNLTTAIFTALCCVLSHSLTAQTTLVNPILTGFYPDPSIVRVGPDYYSVHSTFSYFPGLPIMHSRDLKNWKQIGNVINRPSQMEFMGERMTRGLFAPAISYYKGTYYVTCTDIDHDGNFVVTSKNPAGPFSNPVKIPQVKGIDPSIYFDESTDKAYIIYNSDAPDRKPLYSGHRTIRMYEFDYKNLTVLGEEKQLVNGGVDLSKKPVWIEGPHILKHNGWYILYAAEGGTSVNHSQVALRSKDIWGPYVPFEGNPVLTQRGLPADRPNPITSAGHAQFIEGPDGNWYSIFLAVRPYEGDYYNTGREMFIAPLTWVNDWPMIEHGEKAIEYQYKTNIKEVKQKGVLPQNGNFAYTMTFDKGLDLSMLFLRTVDSSSFKTSKANGLTLTLKPETISEMGNPSFVGKRQQHLYSTAETELSFSPKSDNEKAGLVIFQDERHFYFAAKSKNAGKDVIQLFKSKDKALELVTEVPLASSAARVDFKIQSEGALYSFYYSTDGKNWNLLKDQVDGKFLSTKVANSFIGCVYGLYATSSGEKSENSASFKYLKYKGDDPMYKK